GTGACCGCCATGTCGTCCTCGAGCAGCATCGCGAGGATGCGGCGGCGCGTCGGGTCGGCCAGCGCGGCGAAGACGGAGGAAAGCGTATCGGTCATTCGGCCATAAGCCGTGCCGCGCCGCCGCCCGTCAAGCGCCATCGGGCAAACTCAACCGCGGGGTTGAATATGGAAATCCGGCATCGTTGGCGCTAACCGGTCCGTGCGGGCCATGCCGCGCCGCGCCACATTCGCAGAAAGTCATTTTTTATCAGTGTCTTGCGTGGGGCTAACATAGCGTTCACCGCTTCTTGACTCAGGCGCCCCCGCCGCATAGCAACATCGCGGAACTCCTCTTGGGGGCAGAATGGTGGGCGATCCCGATCCAAAGCGGCAACTCGACGCGCTGGAGGCCAAGATCGCGGCGGTGAAAGCCGCCCGGGACAGCGACCGGACGCATCAGGAGGAGCATTATTCCCAGGCGCAGCTCGCCTGGCGGATGGTGACGGAAATGGTGGCCGGTCTCGGGATCGGCTTCGGCATCGGATACGGGCTCGATGTGGTCTTTGGCACCACCCCGTTCCTCATGGTGCTGTTCACAGTGCTGGGTCTGGTCGCGGGCGTGCGGGTGATGCTGCGCAGCGCCGCCGAGATCCAGAAGGCGCAAACGGCCGAGGCGGCCGGAGAAGACGAGAAGAGGGATCGCGATGGCGACTGAAGCGACGCACGGTGCAGAGATGGCGGAACACGGCGCTGACGCGGGCGGCCTGGTCTTCCACCCGATGGATCAGTTCATCGTCAAGCCGCTCTTCGGCGACGGCGCGGTGGGCATGTTCACCATCACCAACGTGACGCTGTGGATGGCGATCGCCATTCTGGTCATCACCGGGCTGATGGTGCTGGGCACCTCGCGCCGCGCGGTCATCCCCTCGCGCAGCCAGTCGGTCGCCGAGATGGCCTATGGCTTCATCTACAAGATGGTCGAGGACGTCGCCGGCAAGGACGGCCTGACCTACTTCCCCTATATCATGACGCTGTTCATGTTCATCGTGGTCTCGAACTTCCTCGGGCTGATCCCGATGAGCTTCACCACCACCTCGCATTTCGCGGTCACCGTGGTGCTGGCGCTCTGCGTGTTCCTCACCGTGACGATCATCGGCTTCGTCAAGAACGGCGCCTCCTTCCTGAGCCTCTTCTGGGTGTCGAGCGCGCCGCTGGCGCTGCGCCCGGTCCTGGCGATCATCGAGATCATCTCGTATTTCGTCCGCCCGGTCAGCCACTCCATCCGTCTTGCCGGCAACGTCATGGCAGGTCACGCGGTGATCAAGGTCTTCGCCGGCTTTGCTGGTCTCGCGCTGATCTCGCCGCTCTCGGTGGTCGCGATCACCGCGATCTACGGGCTCGAGGTGATGGTGGCCTTCGTTCAGGCCTATGTCTTCACGATC
The window above is part of the Salipiger abyssi genome. Proteins encoded here:
- a CDS encoding AtpZ/AtpI family protein, producing the protein MGDPDPKRQLDALEAKIAAVKAARDSDRTHQEEHYSQAQLAWRMVTEMVAGLGIGFGIGYGLDVVFGTTPFLMVLFTVLGLVAGVRVMLRSAAEIQKAQTAEAAGEDEKRDRDGD
- a CDS encoding F0F1 ATP synthase subunit A, giving the protein MATEATHGAEMAEHGADAGGLVFHPMDQFIVKPLFGDGAVGMFTITNVTLWMAIAILVITGLMVLGTSRRAVIPSRSQSVAEMAYGFIYKMVEDVAGKDGLTYFPYIMTLFMFIVVSNFLGLIPMSFTTTSHFAVTVVLALCVFLTVTIIGFVKNGASFLSLFWVSSAPLALRPVLAIIEIISYFVRPVSHSIRLAGNVMAGHAVIKVFAGFAGLALISPLSVVAITAIYGLEVMVAFVQAYVFTILTCVYLKDALHPHH